In Pedobacter sp. WC2423, the following are encoded in one genomic region:
- a CDS encoding sorbosone dehydrogenase family protein, which yields MKRYLLLLSTVPFMLSCNSQTKKSTIKTDTTTNDSTTNALNLPAPDTGASKTKFSKVIGWPADKTPVAPAGFTVTRFAGNIKSPRNIYVAPNGDILVVLSNSERNTKEKIANALSGKAQAEVSGSSANTVLLFRDTNKDGKFDLQTTFLSGLDQPYGVLIIGNSFYVANTDGLYVYPYQTGDTKITGKGKKIVELPAGGYNNHWTRNLITNADHSKIYITVGSGSNAGENGMEHEVRRANILEVNPDGTGEKIYAAGLRNPVGVAWAPVTNALWTAVNERDGLGDDLVPDYITSVKPGGFYGWPYSYYGQNEDPRLKGQHPELVKSALVPDLAVGSHTASLGLAFYTAKKFPEKYQGGAFIGQHGSWNRSVLAGYKVAFVPFKNGKPTGKSEDFLTGFIADQSKGEVYGRPVGVAVANDGALLVADDVSGVVWRVAAR from the coding sequence ATGAAAAGATATCTGCTGCTGCTGAGTACTGTCCCATTTATGCTTTCTTGTAATTCACAGACAAAAAAGAGTACAATAAAGACAGATACAACTACGAATGATAGTACTACAAATGCGTTAAACCTTCCGGCACCAGATACCGGTGCTTCAAAAACCAAATTCAGCAAAGTTATAGGCTGGCCGGCAGATAAAACACCTGTAGCACCAGCAGGATTTACAGTGACGCGGTTCGCAGGAAATATTAAAAGTCCAAGAAATATTTATGTTGCCCCCAATGGTGATATACTGGTTGTACTTTCCAATTCTGAGCGTAATACTAAAGAGAAAATTGCCAATGCACTGAGTGGTAAAGCTCAAGCAGAAGTAAGTGGTTCAAGTGCAAACACAGTACTGTTGTTCAGGGACACCAATAAAGATGGTAAATTTGATTTACAGACAACATTTTTATCCGGGCTTGATCAACCTTATGGGGTATTGATTATTGGTAATTCATTTTACGTAGCCAATACTGATGGTCTTTATGTATACCCTTATCAAACAGGCGACACCAAAATTACCGGAAAAGGCAAAAAGATTGTGGAACTGCCCGCTGGTGGTTATAACAATCACTGGACGAGAAATCTGATTACAAATGCTGATCATTCCAAAATCTATATTACAGTAGGATCCGGAAGTAATGCAGGAGAGAATGGTATGGAACATGAAGTGCGCCGGGCGAATATACTGGAAGTAAATCCTGATGGGACAGGCGAAAAAATATATGCTGCAGGATTAAGAAATCCGGTAGGTGTAGCCTGGGCCCCTGTTACCAATGCCTTATGGACAGCAGTAAATGAACGCGATGGTCTTGGAGACGATCTTGTACCTGATTATATTACCAGTGTTAAACCAGGTGGATTTTATGGCTGGCCATATTCTTATTACGGGCAAAATGAAGACCCGAGATTGAAAGGTCAGCATCCCGAACTGGTTAAATCTGCTCTTGTTCCGGATTTAGCAGTTGGTTCACATACTGCATCTTTAGGACTGGCATTTTACACCGCTAAAAAGTTTCCGGAAAAATATCAGGGCGGAGCTTTCATTGGCCAGCACGGCTCATGGAACCGATCAGTATTAGCAGGTTATAAAGTCGCTTTTGTCCCTTTTAAAAACGGCAAACCAACCGGAAAATCAGAAGATTTCCTAACGGGTTTCATCGCCGATCAAAGCAAAGGCGAAGTTTATGGCCGTCCCGTTGGTGTAGCCGTTGCTAATGATGGTGCTCTATTGGTTGCAGATGATGTAAGTGGTGTGGTTTGGAGAGTGGCAGCCAGGTAG
- a CDS encoding isocitrate dehydrogenase (NADP(+)) produces the protein MSVQKIKVDQPVVELDGDEMTRIIWKFIKDKLILPYLDLDIKYYDLGIEYRDETNDQVTIDSAEAIKKYGVGIKCATITPDEDRVKEFNLKQMWKSPNGTIRNILDGTVFREPIVMSNVPRLVPNWTAPICIGRHAFGDQYRATDLVTKGKGKLTLTFTPEDGGEVQSFDVYNFQGDGVALAMYNTDESIRGFAHACFNQALIKKWPLYLSTKNTILKKYDGRFKDIFQEIYENDFLAKFKEAGITYEHRLIDDMVASALKWNGNFVWACKNYDGDVQSDTVAQGFGSLGLMTSVLVTPDGKTMEAEAAHGTVTRHYRDHQAGKPTSTNPIASIFAWTRGLEFRGVLDNNQPLINFCHALEQVCIETVESGKMTKDLAVCIHGNKVEHGKHYLYTEEFLAAIDENLQSKLA, from the coding sequence ATGTCTGTACAAAAAATTAAAGTAGACCAGCCAGTTGTAGAGTTAGATGGTGATGAGATGACCCGTATCATCTGGAAATTCATTAAGGATAAACTGATTTTACCTTATCTTGATCTTGATATTAAATATTATGATCTTGGTATAGAATACCGTGATGAGACAAACGATCAGGTAACTATTGATTCAGCTGAAGCCATTAAAAAATACGGTGTAGGTATTAAATGTGCTACCATTACTCCTGATGAAGACCGCGTAAAAGAATTTAATTTAAAACAAATGTGGAAATCACCAAACGGAACCATCCGTAATATCTTAGATGGTACTGTTTTCCGTGAGCCAATTGTAATGAGCAATGTTCCTCGTTTAGTACCAAACTGGACTGCACCGATCTGTATCGGCCGTCATGCTTTTGGTGACCAGTACCGTGCTACTGATTTAGTAACTAAAGGTAAAGGTAAATTAACGCTGACATTCACTCCGGAAGATGGTGGTGAGGTTCAGTCATTTGATGTATACAACTTCCAGGGCGATGGTGTTGCCTTAGCCATGTATAACACTGATGAGAGTATCCGTGGTTTTGCACATGCTTGTTTCAACCAGGCATTAATCAAAAAATGGCCTTTATACCTTTCTACAAAAAACACTATTCTTAAAAAATACGATGGTCGTTTCAAAGATATCTTCCAGGAGATTTATGAAAATGACTTCTTAGCTAAATTTAAAGAAGCAGGTATTACTTATGAGCACCGTTTGATCGATGACATGGTAGCTTCTGCCTTGAAATGGAATGGTAACTTTGTTTGGGCTTGTAAAAACTATGACGGAGATGTTCAATCTGATACAGTTGCACAAGGATTTGGTTCATTAGGTTTAATGACTTCAGTATTAGTTACTCCAGATGGAAAAACTATGGAAGCTGAAGCAGCGCATGGTACAGTGACTCGTCACTACCGTGATCACCAGGCTGGTAAACCAACTTCTACAAATCCTATTGCTTCTATCTTTGCATGGACAAGAGGATTGGAATTCCGTGGAGTATTAGATAATAACCAACCATTAATTAACTTCTGTCACGCTTTAGAGCAGGTTTGTATTGAAACTGTTGAAAGTGGTAAAATGACTAAAGATTTAGCTGTTTGTATCCATGGTAACAAAGTAGAACATGGTAAACACTACTTATATACTGAAGAATTCTTAGCTGCAATTGATGAGAACTTACAATCTAAACTAGCTTAA
- a CDS encoding DNA polymerase III subunit gamma/tau has translation MENFIVSARKYRPATFETVVGQNHITGTLKNAIKNNQLAQAFLFCGPRGVGKTTCARILAKTINCTNLTSEVEACGTCESCVSFQTGHSFNFHELDAASNNSVDDIRSLIEQVRIPPQAGKYKIYIIDEVHMLSANAFNAFLKTLEEPPSYAIFILATTEKHKILPTILSRCQIFDFNRIQVDDISSHLNKIAIREQITVEADGLHIIAQKADGGLRDALSMFDQIVSYTNKNLTYKAVIDNLNILDYDYYFKLTAYLNNAEVSLALVLFDEILNNGFDGNNFINGLASHLRNLLVSKDPQTVKLLEVSENIKQKYITQSQQIQVSFILTALNLANQCDLTYKNSKNQRLQVELALIKMCHIPSVLQLAQLPHSISTTATDTDQTKKKTDVKTAPAVHVERPEPLPPPAGMTAKPVETPVKAIPSIPPVIPAEAGRVSVTPNLNSVNKIALKPNPLGNVAGGTLIPSLTALTNANGGIESDEPKFVFGEEKEPFTHEELMVLWKEYIQKVKEENKINFYTILTTNDPELTSPEQITVSITNLAQESILQNELVEFLNFLRTRLKNYSVGIVTKRVENKIENRLYTSIEKYHYLLEKNPKLEDMRKRLNLDLLP, from the coding sequence ATGGAAAATTTTATTGTCTCGGCCCGTAAGTATCGTCCAGCAACGTTTGAAACCGTTGTAGGGCAAAATCACATTACCGGAACTTTAAAAAATGCGATTAAAAATAATCAGCTGGCCCAGGCATTCCTTTTTTGCGGACCAAGGGGGGTAGGTAAAACAACCTGTGCAAGGATCCTTGCGAAAACAATTAACTGTACCAATTTAACCAGTGAGGTTGAAGCCTGCGGAACCTGCGAATCATGTGTTTCATTTCAAACTGGTCATTCTTTCAACTTTCATGAACTGGATGCCGCATCTAATAATTCAGTTGACGATATACGTAGCCTGATTGAACAGGTTCGTATCCCGCCACAAGCTGGTAAATACAAAATTTATATTATAGATGAGGTTCACATGCTTTCTGCAAATGCATTTAATGCGTTTCTGAAAACATTGGAAGAACCACCTTCTTATGCCATATTTATACTGGCAACAACAGAAAAACATAAAATCTTACCAACCATCCTTTCGCGTTGTCAGATTTTTGACTTCAACAGGATCCAGGTAGATGACATTTCCAGTCACCTGAATAAGATTGCTATCCGTGAACAAATTACTGTAGAAGCAGACGGGCTGCATATTATTGCCCAAAAAGCAGATGGTGGTTTACGGGATGCATTATCGATGTTTGACCAGATTGTAAGTTATACCAATAAAAACCTGACTTATAAAGCTGTAATCGACAACCTCAATATTCTGGATTATGATTACTATTTCAAGTTAACAGCATACCTTAACAATGCAGAGGTAAGTTTAGCACTCGTATTATTTGATGAAATTCTGAACAATGGTTTTGATGGGAATAATTTCATCAATGGACTTGCAAGCCATCTGCGGAATTTATTAGTCAGCAAAGATCCGCAAACAGTAAAACTACTGGAGGTTAGCGAAAATATTAAACAGAAATATATCACGCAAAGTCAGCAGATACAAGTATCGTTTATTCTTACGGCACTCAACTTAGCTAACCAGTGTGATCTTACCTATAAAAACAGCAAGAATCAGCGGCTGCAAGTTGAACTGGCATTGATCAAGATGTGTCATATTCCGTCAGTCCTGCAACTCGCACAACTACCCCATAGCATCTCTACAACAGCAACTGACACAGATCAGACTAAAAAAAAAACTGATGTAAAAACTGCACCCGCAGTGCATGTGGAAAGGCCTGAGCCTCTGCCACCTCCTGCAGGAATGACTGCTAAACCTGTAGAAACACCTGTTAAGGCTATTCCATCAATACCACCAGTTATCCCGGCTGAGGCTGGCCGCGTTTCAGTAACTCCTAACCTTAATTCTGTCAATAAGATTGCATTAAAACCTAATCCTTTAGGAAATGTGGCAGGAGGAACGCTGATTCCATCCCTTACAGCACTTACAAATGCAAACGGCGGTATAGAGAGTGATGAACCAAAATTTGTATTCGGTGAAGAGAAAGAACCATTTACCCATGAGGAGCTGATGGTACTGTGGAAAGAGTATATACAAAAGGTTAAGGAAGAAAATAAAATTAACTTCTATACCATTCTTACTACGAATGATCCGGAGTTAACCAGTCCTGAACAAATTACAGTATCTATTACTAACCTTGCTCAGGAAAGTATCCTTCAGAATGAACTGGTAGAATTTCTGAATTTCCTGAGAACAAGGCTAAAGAATTACAGTGTAGGAATCGTTACTAAAAGGGTAGAAAATAAAATTGAAAACCGATTATATACCAGCATCGAAAAATACCATTACCTTTTAGAAAAGAATCCTAAACTGGAAGACATGCGTAAACGCCTTAATCTGGATCTGTTACCTTAA
- a CDS encoding TonB-dependent receptor: MAQDIEISGVIKDVNSNEAIGGSTIKLKNSKRSAVADQQGKFKLAVPQQKNGGKLLISYLGYKPDSISIDTNKKYYEILLATKSDALNEVVVTGVSRATLTKENPVPIVSVSKKKIEQSSESNIIDVLVRNVPGLNAVKTGPNISKPFIRGLGYNRVLTLYDGIRQEGQQWGDEHGIEVDAYNIERSEVIKGPASLMYGSDALAGVVSLMSAMPGIDDGLLHGKVLSEYQSNNGLIGNGIGLFYSKNHWSFALRGSYRIAKNYSNAIDGRVYNTGFRETNASGTVRYQTSKGNSTLNLTLYDNIQGIPDGSRDSLTRKFTHQIYEGDLDEIKNRPIVSDALLNSYAMSPLHQHIQHYRIYSNNHYTVGEGDIDVMLGFQQNIRREYNHPTMPDQAGMFVRLNTLNYGVKYNAPKILNTEFTFGVNGMYQNNLNKNATDFPIPDYSLFDAGAYLFAKWKYESWTIGGGIRSDLRYLKANDFYTSTNAQTGFGQHVSPAEDAKANLQFPAFNKSFGGISLSLGTTYQLNDQVSLKANIARGYRAPSITEFASNGLDPGAHIIYLGNRDFKPEFSLQEDIGADITLKDLSMSFSIFNNNIQNYIYLSQLLDGGGNPIVSAQGDKTYQYQQSSAQLYGFETTFNLHPESWKGFSFDNSLSMIYGFNRKAIYKDKKTGGEYLPLIPPLRLLSSISQDIKLNSKLVSGMNFRAEAEYNGAQDRYLALNNTETATSSYLLFNVAAGATINYSKKHPLQVQVQVNNLWNETYQSNLSRLKYFEYDEHSPNGYNGIQGMGRSIGVKVICSF; this comes from the coding sequence ATGGCGCAGGACATAGAAATTTCCGGTGTAATTAAAGATGTCAATAGCAATGAAGCTATCGGGGGAAGTACTATAAAACTCAAAAATTCTAAAAGATCTGCTGTTGCTGATCAGCAGGGGAAATTCAAATTAGCTGTTCCTCAGCAAAAAAATGGTGGAAAACTTTTAATTTCTTACCTCGGATATAAACCAGACTCGATATCAATAGATACCAATAAAAAATATTATGAAATATTATTAGCTACAAAGTCGGATGCGCTGAATGAAGTTGTTGTAACAGGTGTTTCCAGAGCAACCCTTACGAAAGAAAATCCGGTTCCTATTGTATCTGTTTCTAAAAAGAAGATAGAACAATCTTCAGAAAGTAATATTATAGATGTACTGGTGAGAAATGTTCCTGGACTTAATGCCGTAAAAACAGGACCCAATATTTCGAAACCTTTTATCAGAGGACTTGGTTACAACAGGGTGCTGACGTTATATGATGGAATTCGTCAGGAAGGTCAGCAATGGGGAGATGAACATGGTATTGAGGTCGATGCCTATAATATTGAACGTTCTGAAGTCATCAAGGGGCCGGCAAGTTTGATGTATGGCAGTGATGCACTTGCTGGTGTGGTCAGCCTGATGTCCGCTATGCCTGGAATTGATGATGGTCTTTTACATGGGAAGGTCTTATCTGAATATCAGAGTAATAATGGCTTGATTGGAAATGGAATAGGATTGTTTTATTCGAAAAATCATTGGTCTTTTGCACTGCGCGGTTCTTATCGCATCGCCAAAAATTATAGTAACGCAATCGATGGAAGGGTCTATAACACAGGATTCAGAGAAACAAATGCTTCTGGTACCGTTCGTTATCAGACCAGTAAAGGTAATTCCACACTTAACCTGACTCTTTACGATAATATTCAGGGAATTCCTGATGGCAGCCGTGATTCGCTCACCAGAAAATTTACACATCAAATTTATGAGGGAGACCTGGATGAGATTAAGAACCGTCCCATTGTTTCTGATGCGCTGTTAAATTCTTATGCAATGAGTCCTTTACATCAGCATATTCAACATTACCGTATTTATAGTAATAATCATTATACGGTTGGTGAAGGGGATATTGATGTGATGTTAGGTTTTCAGCAAAACATTCGCAGAGAATATAATCACCCGACAATGCCAGATCAGGCGGGTATGTTTGTCAGGTTAAATACCCTAAATTACGGCGTAAAATACAATGCGCCTAAAATATTAAATACTGAATTCACTTTCGGTGTAAATGGGATGTATCAGAATAATTTAAATAAGAATGCAACAGATTTCCCGATTCCGGATTATAGTTTGTTTGATGCAGGAGCTTATCTGTTTGCCAAATGGAAATATGAAAGCTGGACGATCGGAGGTGGGATCAGGTCTGATCTGCGTTATTTAAAGGCAAATGATTTTTATACTTCAACCAATGCACAGACGGGTTTTGGTCAGCATGTTTCGCCTGCTGAAGATGCAAAGGCAAATTTGCAATTCCCTGCTTTTAACAAATCTTTCGGAGGGATCTCATTAAGTTTAGGAACTACTTATCAATTAAATGATCAGGTTAGTTTAAAAGCTAATATTGCCAGAGGATATCGTGCGCCGAGTATTACAGAATTTGCTTCTAATGGGTTGGATCCTGGTGCACATATTATTTATTTGGGAAACCGGGATTTCAAACCTGAGTTCTCTTTACAGGAAGATATTGGTGCAGATATTACACTGAAAGACTTATCTATGTCATTTAGTATTTTCAATAATAATATACAAAATTATATTTATTTAAGCCAGCTGCTTGATGGGGGTGGAAATCCGATTGTCAGCGCACAGGGAGATAAAACTTATCAGTATCAGCAGTCATCTGCGCAGCTATATGGGTTTGAAACCACATTTAATCTTCATCCGGAATCGTGGAAAGGATTTTCATTTGATAATTCACTTTCTATGATTTATGGATTTAATAGGAAAGCGATATATAAAGATAAGAAGACAGGTGGGGAGTATTTACCCCTAATTCCACCTTTACGGTTATTGAGCAGCATCAGTCAGGATATCAAACTTAATTCCAAACTGGTTTCAGGAATGAATTTCAGAGCAGAAGCTGAATATAATGGAGCGCAGGATCGCTATTTAGCACTGAATAATACAGAAACTGCCACTTCATCTTATTTGCTTTTTAATGTAGCTGCCGGAGCAACAATTAATTATTCAAAAAAACATCCGCTGCAAGTGCAGGTACAGGTCAACAATTTATGGAATGAGACTTATCAATCTAATTTAAGCAGACTCAAATATTTTGAATATGATGAGCATTCACCGAATGGATATAACGGGATACAGGGAATGGGAAGAAGTATTGGCGTTAAAGTAATTTGTTCATTTTAG
- the rpsF gene encoding 30S ribosomal protein S6, with protein sequence MNQYETVIVLTPLLSEEVAKEALAKFSKIITDSGAEIVQEDNWGLRKLAYPIEKKASGFFHLTEYKSSGELINKLELELKRDERVLRFLTIRLDRHAVAYNEKKRSGAFNKKPKKEEAAA encoded by the coding sequence ATGAATCAGTACGAAACTGTTATCGTTCTAACCCCGTTGTTGTCAGAAGAAGTTGCGAAAGAAGCATTAGCGAAATTCAGCAAAATCATCACTGACAGCGGTGCCGAAATTGTTCAAGAGGACAATTGGGGTTTGAGAAAATTAGCGTATCCGATTGAAAAAAAAGCAAGCGGATTTTTCCACCTTACAGAATACAAATCTTCAGGTGAATTAATTAACAAATTGGAATTAGAACTAAAACGCGATGAGCGTGTTCTTCGTTTCCTTACCATTAGATTAGACCGTCACGCGGTTGCTTATAATGAGAAGAAACGCAGTGGTGCTTTTAACAAAAAACCTAAGAAAGAGGAGGCTGCAGCATAA
- the rpsR gene encoding 30S ribosomal protein S18, with protein MAKDQIQYVTAPKVDDNRKKYCRFKKNGIKYIDYKDANFLLKFINDQGKILPRRLTGTSLKFQRKVAQAVKRSRHIGLLPFVADQLK; from the coding sequence ATGGCTAAAGATCAGATACAATATGTTACCGCTCCAAAAGTGGACGATAACAGAAAAAAATATTGCCGTTTCAAAAAGAATGGTATTAAATATATTGATTATAAAGACGCAAACTTTTTGTTAAAATTCATCAATGATCAGGGTAAAATTTTACCCCGCCGCTTAACCGGTACTTCATTGAAATTTCAACGTAAAGTGGCTCAAGCGGTTAAACGTTCTCGCCACATTGGTTTGTTACCTTTCGTTGCTGACCAATTAAAATAA
- the rplI gene encoding 50S ribosomal protein L9: MEIILKQDIKSLGEKDDIVNVKPGYGRNYLIPQGFGALATPSAKKVLAENLKQAAFKQDKIKKDAEGIATRLADVKLSIGAKAGETGKIFGAVNTIMIADALKQQGFDVDRRRITFETEPKFVGEYIANLNLHKEVKVKVPFAVVAE; this comes from the coding sequence ATGGAAATTATATTAAAACAGGACATCAAATCTCTTGGAGAGAAAGATGATATTGTAAACGTAAAGCCAGGTTACGGACGTAACTACCTTATCCCACAAGGATTCGGTGCTTTAGCTACTCCATCTGCTAAAAAAGTATTAGCAGAGAACTTAAAACAAGCAGCGTTTAAACAAGATAAAATTAAGAAAGATGCTGAAGGTATCGCAACTCGTTTAGCTGATGTTAAATTGAGTATCGGTGCTAAAGCTGGTGAAACTGGTAAAATCTTTGGTGCAGTAAACACTATTATGATTGCTGATGCATTAAAACAACAAGGTTTTGATGTTGACCGTCGCCGTATCACTTTCGAAACTGAACCTAAATTTGTTGGTGAATATATCGCTAACTTAAACTTACACAAAGAAGTGAAAGTTAAAGTTCCTTTCGCAGTTGTAGCTGAGTAA
- the tal gene encoding transaldolase, with amino-acid sequence MEANKVKKIHDYGQSIWLDFIDRDIIKSGKLKELIEIDGVRGLTSNPAIFEKAISSSSDYDADIAELSKEKISNEDIFYRLAIKDIQQAADLLLPVYNEEVEGADGYASLEVSPLLALDTEGTIKQALHLWKEVNRKNVMIKIPGTQPGLAAIKKSISEGLNINVTLLFGLERYKQVTDAYLEGLEERAARNESIKDIASVASFFLSRIDVLVDPILEEKHLGELKGEVAIASAKKAYEIYQQVFSGERWEKLAALGAKPQRLLWASTSSKNPAFKDTKYVEALIGPNTVDTIPMETLEAYRDHGDPESRLEIDLDGASAILAQLRHEDIDLAKLTQQLEDEGIEKFNAPYEKLLNAIEKQKQLA; translated from the coding sequence ATGGAAGCGAATAAAGTAAAAAAAATACACGATTATGGTCAAAGTATCTGGCTGGACTTTATTGACCGTGACATTATCAAATCTGGCAAATTAAAAGAACTGATTGAAATTGATGGCGTGAGGGGGCTAACTTCTAATCCGGCTATATTTGAAAAAGCGATTAGCAGCAGCTCTGATTATGATGCTGATATAGCTGAGCTCTCAAAAGAGAAAATAAGTAACGAAGATATTTTTTACCGTCTTGCAATTAAAGACATCCAGCAGGCAGCAGATTTATTATTGCCGGTATATAATGAAGAAGTAGAAGGTGCGGATGGTTATGCAAGCCTGGAGGTTTCCCCACTCCTGGCACTAGATACCGAAGGAACAATTAAGCAGGCCTTACACCTTTGGAAAGAAGTAAACCGCAAAAATGTGATGATTAAGATTCCTGGTACTCAACCAGGTTTAGCAGCCATTAAGAAATCAATCTCTGAAGGACTGAATATCAATGTGACCTTACTATTTGGTCTGGAGCGCTATAAACAAGTAACAGATGCTTATCTGGAAGGATTGGAAGAACGTGCAGCAAGAAATGAGAGTATTAAAGATATTGCATCAGTGGCCAGCTTCTTTTTAAGCCGGATAGATGTACTCGTTGATCCTATCCTGGAAGAAAAACATCTGGGGGAATTAAAGGGCGAAGTTGCCATCGCTTCTGCAAAAAAAGCATATGAGATCTATCAGCAGGTTTTCAGTGGAGAAAGATGGGAAAAACTAGCTGCCCTTGGCGCTAAACCTCAGCGTTTGCTTTGGGCAAGTACAAGTAGTAAAAATCCTGCTTTTAAGGATACTAAATATGTAGAAGCGCTGATTGGCCCCAATACAGTAGATACCATCCCTATGGAAACGCTGGAAGCTTACCGCGATCATGGTGACCCGGAAAGCCGCCTTGAAATTGATCTTGATGGCGCATCTGCTATACTGGCACAATTACGTCATGAAGATATTGATCTGGCCAAACTTACCCAGCAGCTGGAGGATGAAGGGATAGAAAAATTCAATGCTCCTTATGAGAAATTATTAAATGCAATTGAAAAGCAAAAACAATTGGCTTAA
- the mtgA gene encoding monofunctional biosynthetic peptidoglycan transglycosylase, which produces MAVKRGKNTKKRKFDFRNLPILIGKCILWFFLSTILWVLAYRFINPPFTSLMILRNIERKSDGKTFKTEKDWVKLSEMSDQIKRAAIAGEDQKFVHHWGFDMKAIGRAYSANKGDSTKVKGGSTISQQTAKNVFLWPGRSWVRKGFEAYFTVLIEMMWSKQRILEVYLNVIEMGDGIYGAEAASQSYYGKSCRNLNRSEAALIVACFPNPLRWTPLHPTLYIRHRQYLIMRNIRNLGPLKFK; this is translated from the coding sequence ATGGCTGTAAAACGTGGCAAAAACACTAAAAAGAGAAAATTCGACTTCAGGAATTTACCAATATTAATAGGGAAATGTATTTTGTGGTTTTTCCTGAGTACAATCCTCTGGGTTTTGGCTTACCGGTTCATTAATCCGCCTTTTACGTCTCTGATGATCTTGCGCAATATTGAACGCAAGTCTGATGGAAAGACTTTTAAAACAGAGAAAGACTGGGTAAAACTCAGTGAAATGTCAGACCAGATTAAGCGTGCGGCTATTGCTGGTGAAGACCAGAAATTTGTTCACCACTGGGGTTTTGATATGAAAGCTATTGGCAGGGCATATAGTGCTAATAAAGGAGATAGCACTAAAGTTAAAGGTGGGAGCACGATCTCACAGCAAACCGCTAAAAATGTATTTTTGTGGCCCGGAAGATCCTGGGTACGTAAAGGTTTTGAAGCCTACTTTACGGTATTGATTGAAATGATGTGGAGCAAACAGCGGATATTGGAAGTGTATCTGAATGTGATTGAAATGGGAGATGGAATATATGGTGCGGAAGCCGCTTCACAAAGTTATTACGGAAAATCATGCAGAAATCTGAACAGATCAGAAGCAGCATTGATTGTAGCCTGTTTCCCTAATCCATTACGCTGGACGCCTTTACATCCAACATTATATATCAGACACAGGCAATATCTGATTATGAGAAATATAAGAAACCTTGGACCTCTAAAATTTAAGTAA
- a CDS encoding ABC transporter ATPase, which yields MSFSPQSKVWIYQSDREFSDQEVSAIQQQLDGFTAQWKAHGHQLQAKAEIRYNYFIIFTVDEATAGATGCSIDASVRIIKGIETEYGADLFNRFNMAYKVDDKVIVVNKEDFETLISIKHVTPDSIVFNNMVQTLEDFQTKWEVPFKDSWHNKVFADLL from the coding sequence ATGAGTTTTTCTCCACAATCAAAAGTTTGGATCTATCAGAGCGATCGTGAATTCAGTGACCAGGAGGTTAGTGCAATTCAACAACAATTGGACGGTTTTACTGCACAATGGAAAGCCCATGGCCACCAGTTACAGGCAAAAGCAGAAATCAGGTACAATTATTTTATTATTTTCACCGTAGATGAAGCCACAGCTGGTGCTACTGGTTGTTCTATTGATGCTTCAGTACGCATCATTAAGGGAATTGAAACTGAATATGGAGCCGATTTATTCAATCGCTTTAATATGGCTTACAAAGTTGACGATAAAGTAATTGTTGTCAATAAGGAAGATTTCGAAACACTGATCAGCATTAAGCATGTAACCCCGGATTCTATTGTATTTAACAATATGGTTCAGACATTGGAAGATTTCCAGACGAAATGGGAAGTTCCTTTCAAAGATAGCTGGCACAATAAAGTTTTCGCGGATTTACTTTAA